A window of Nicotiana tabacum cultivar K326 chromosome 24, ASM71507v2, whole genome shotgun sequence contains these coding sequences:
- the LOC142178605 gene encoding uncharacterized protein LOC142178605, whose protein sequence is MNRVSYKEAKKVVKLAVTEAKNAAFGRMYKELGDKGGDKKLFRLAKAREKTTRDLDQVRCIKDEEGRELMEDVQIKRRWQTYFHKLLNDEGDRDIVLGELEHSECHRDFSYSRRIRVKEVVGAMRKMSRGKATGPDEIPVEFWRYVGRTGLEWLTGMFNVIFKTKEMPEEWR, encoded by the coding sequence ATGAACAGAGTAAGCTATAAGGAAGCTAAGAAGGTGGTGAAGTTAGCGGTCACAGAAGCGAAGAATGCAGCATTTGGTCGCATGTATAAAGAACTGGGGGACAAAGGCGGAGACAAGAAGTTGTTCCGGCTGGCCAAAGCGAGAGAGAAGACGACTCGTGATCtagaccaagtgaggtgcatcaaggACGAGGAAGGCCGAGAGTTAATGGAAGACGTGCAGATTAAGCGAAGGTGGCAGACGTACTTCCATAAGCTGCTGAATGACGAAGGGGACCGAGACATTGTGCTAGGAGAATTGGAGCACTCCGAGTGTCACCGAGATTTCAGCTATAGTAGGCGCATTAGAGTCAAGGAGGTTGTCGGGGCTATGCGTAAAATGAGCAGGGGCAAAGCGAcagggccagacgaaattccagTAGAATTTTGGAGGTATGTGGGTAGAACAGGATTGGAGTGGCTAACTGGgatgtttaatgttattttcaagACGAAAGAGATGCCAGAGGAATGGAGGTAG
- the LOC107815166 gene encoding putative 1-phosphatidylinositol-3-phosphate 5-kinase FAB1C: MGVPDSSLLDLIEKVRTWISWVMSDPTSLAGRRKMDADSCKTCYECKMKFTDSYLKFHCLSCSRVFCNDCVRIFGSSDVVASGSGESESLVRAAVDIKTCKFCSDLSNCHKSTRKFSDKVYPSESPRESPEPPSPDFSSDRFDGYSPHDASKSSFTAFSSHPSSVSLRHSPSRSDEDEGGDFMDHSFSPSSDYCHDTSDIESSSVSTRHEFYGFRSVGSSPSKSPSRIRFISNRVGHSVQHQQETPMSRNDGPLDHEASTVLGRVEKGNEDLETADDCVDNLSIYQDQFEKQQKPLDFENNGRLWFPPPPDDEDDEAQNNFFTYDDEDDEIGETSASFSSSGSLASIFPAKEKQQADHKEPLRAVVHGHFRALVLQLLQGEGINSGKEGSTDDWIDIVTSIAWQAANYVKPDTSKGGSMDPGDYVKVKCVASGSQSESTLVKGVVCTKNIKHKRMTSQYKNARLLILRGALEYQRAANQLASFDTLLQQEKEHLKMIISRIEAHHPNVLLVEKSVSSYAQELLLAKEISLVLNVKGPLLERIARCTGALVTPSIDNITTTRLGHCELFRLEKVSEEHEHANQLNKKPSKTLMFFDGCPRRLGCTVLLRGSCREELKKLKKVVQYAVFAAYHLSLETSFLADEGASLPKASAAPEGTSADNSISAISHSAAAARAQTVANDSHVQLGSANCSVEVVLPESLLEHHYPQCGDQSNLDDCGARDVLSTAGLENLAPFLAHDSRAVGFVEIKDQTNEGSLETSGQEESQPRDLGELSRLEKSDENEASNEFYSAADGCQSILVSFSSRCILNGSVCERSRLLRIKFYSSFDKPLGRYLQDDLFGQMSSCQSCKEPAEAHVICYTHQQGNLTINVRRLPSVSSLPGERDKKIWMWHRCLKCAQIEGVPPATRRVIMSDAAWGLSFGKFLELSFSNHATANRVASCGHSLQRDCLRYYGCGSMVAFFRYSPIDILSVRLPPLTLEFSGYTEQEWLRKEAAELLCKAKALYAEISSAFRRIEEKSSSLECQIYTTQLNDCIVELKDLLMKEKNDYYDFLQPDDEETFDPRQAAIDILELNHLRHSLVIASHVWDRRLLSVKSFLEKSSSSVGSEDSGSCNELIDWRRDMFLKNDTLEHVYEESVPGFSDLEEYTEKALQSEQEETRVSPYGSGELESSMLTSSDSERTQEMQMEGENVATETSLARTPSAASVLSDQIDSAWTGTDRSPKKGQLLLMLQGEGSEAASFRPPSQLDYPPFRKLRSPARVHSFDSALRLQERIRKGLPPSSLHLSTIRSFHASGDYRNMIRDPVSSVQRSYSQMSPSEAHKFNLLMGSSPSFISYASLIPDGARLMVSHGDVVVAVYDNEPTSIISYALCSKAYNDCVTDKASVYGRGWNTSDINKEAGVAPRLSAWQSFGSLDMDYMHYGSYGSEDASSTITSLFVDSKSSPHLRVSFDDESSIAGRKVKFSVTCYFAKQFDALRRKCCPDELDFVRSLSRCKRWSAQGGKSNVYFAKSLDERFIIKQVQKTELDSFEEFAPEYFKYITDSISSQSPTCLAKVLGIFQVSVKHLKGGRETKMDLIVMENLFFERKISRVYDLKGSLRSRYNADTTGANKVLLDMNLLETLHTKPIFLGSKAKRSLERAVWNDTSFLASVDVMDYSLLVGVDEERKELVLGIIDFMRQYTWDKHLETWVKASGILGGPKNESPTIVSPLQYKKRFRKAMTTYFLTVPHQWSS; this comes from the exons ATGGGAGTACCTGATAGTTCACTACTGGATTTGATAGAGAAGGTTAGGACTTGGATATCGTGGGTTATGAGTGATCCAACTTCATTGGCTGGCAGACGCAAGATGGATGCTGACAGTTGCAAAACCTGTTATGAATGCAAGATGAAGTTTACTGattcttacctcaagttccaTTGCTTAAGTTGCAGTCGAGTATTCTGCAATGATTGTGTGCGCATTTTTGGATCTTCAGATGTTGTTGCATCTGGATCAGGAGAATCAGAAAGCTTGGTGAGGGCTGCGGTTGATATCAAGACTTGCAAATTTTGTTCTGACTTAAGCAATTGTCATAAAAGCACGAGGAAGTTTAGTGACAAAGTTTATCCTTCTGAATCTCCAAGAGAAAGCCCAGAACCGCCGTCACCAGATTTCAGTAGTGACAGATTTGATGGTTATTCTCCACATGATGCAAGTAAGAGTAGTTTTACAGCCTTTTCAAGTCATCCATCTTCAGTGTCTTTGCGTCACTCGCCAAGCAG GAGTGATGAAGATGAAGGAGGGGACTTCATGGATCATTCTTTTagcccatcaagtgactattgtCATGATACTTCTGATATAGAATCAAGTAGTGTTAGTACTAGACATGAATTTTACGGTTTCAGATCAGTTGGATCTAGTCCTTCAAAAAGCCCCTCTAGGATTCGTTTTATTTCCAATAGAGTTGGGCATTCTGTACAGCACCAACAAGAGACCCCAATGTCTCGGAATGATGGTCCCCTTGATCATGAAGCGTCAACTGTTTTAGGAAGGGTTGAGAAAGGAAATGAGGATCTAGAGACTGCTGATGACTGTGTTGACAATTTGTCCATTTACCAAGACCAGTTTGAGAAGCAGCAAAAACCATTGGATTTTGAAAACAATGGTCGTCTATGGTTCCCTCCTCCACCTGACGATGAAGATGACGAGgcacaaaataatttctttacaTATGATGACGAGGATGATGAAATCGGAGAGACTTCTGCATCATTTTCTTCCAGTGGGAGCCTTGCCAGCATTTTCCCTGCAAAGGAGAAACAGCAAGCGGATCACAAGGAACCATTACGAGCTGTTGTACACGGTCATTTCAGGGCTCTTGTCTTGCAGCTATTGCAAGGTGAAGGTATAAATTCAGGGAAGGAAGGCAGCACTGATGACTGGATTGACATAGTTACATCAATAGCATGGCAAGCTGCAAATTATGTGAAGCCAGATACTAGTAAAGGAGGCAGCATGGATCCAGGTGATTATGTAAAGGTCAAGTGCGTAGCTTCAGGAAGCCAAAGTGAAAG CACCCTCGTTAAAGGAGTAGTTTGTACTAAGAATATCAAACACAAGCGCATGACTTCACAGTACAAAAATGCCCGATTACTTATTTTACGAGGAGCACTTGAGTACCAAAGAGCTGCCAATCAGTTGGCATCTTTTGACACCTTATTGCAACAG GAAAAGGAGCACCTGAAGATGATCATTTCAAGAATAGAGGCTCACCATCCTAATGTGCTGCTTGTGGAGAAAAGCGTCTCTTCATATGCTCAGGAGCTTCTACTGGCAAAAGAGATCTCTTTGGTGTTAAATGTTAAGGGGCCACTGCTAGAGCGGATAGCCAGGTGCACTGGTGCTCTTGTAACCCCATCCATTGATAACATAACCACAACAAGATTGGGACATTGCGAACTCTTCCGCTTAGAAAAGGTTTCTGAAGAGCATGAACATGCCAACCAGTTAAACAAGAAGCCATCAAAAACTCTGATGTTTTTTGATGGTTGTCCTAGGCGTTTAGGTTGCACG GTCTTGCTAAGGGGCTCATGTCGTGAAGAGCTGAAGAAGCTGAAGAAGGTCGTTCAGTATGCTGTATTTGCTGCATATCATCTGTCCCTCGAGACATCGTTCCTTGCTGATGAGGGTGCTAGTCTACCTAAAGCATCTGCAGCACCCGAGGGTACATCTGCTGATAATTCTATCTCAGCGATTTCTCATTCTGCTGCGGCTGCAAGAGCGCAGACAGTTGCAAATGACTCACATGTTCAACTAGGATCTGCCAATTGCAGTGTGGAGGTAGTTTTACCGGAGTCATTGTTGGAGCATCATTACCCTCAATGCGGCGATCAATCTAACCTAGATGACTGTGGAGCAAGAGATGTTCTCTCTACTGCTGGTCTTGAAAATCTAGCACCGTTTCTTGCGCATGATTCGAGAGCTGTTGGTTTTGTTGAAATCAAAGATCAAACTAATGAAGGATCGCTGGAAACTTCAGGTCAAGAAGAGAGTCAGCCCAGAGACCTAGGAGAGCTGTCAAGGCTTGAAAAGTCAGATGAAAACGAAGCCTCCAATGAATTCTATTCAGCTGCGGACGGTTGTCAAAGCATATTAGTTTCCTTCTCTAGTCGATGTATTTTAAATGGAAGTGTGTGTGAACGTTCTCGGCTACTTCGCATCAAGTTCTATAGCTCTTTTGATAAACCACTTGGGCGATATCTTCAGGATGATCTTTTTGGTCAG ATGTCTTCCTGTCAATCATGCAAGGAGCCAGCCGAGGCTCATGTCATCTGCTATACACACCAACAGGGGAATCTTACCATAAATGTTAGACGCCTTCCCTCGGTGAGTTCACTTCCTGGTGAACGGGACAAAAAGATTTGGATGTGGCATCGATGTCTTAAGTGTGCACAAATAGAGGGAGTTCCACCAGCGACTCGCAGAGTAATAATGTCAGATGCTGCTTGGGGACTCTCATTTGGGAAGTTCTTGGAACTTAGTTTTTCAAATCATGCAACTGCTAACCGTGTTGCTAGCTGTGGTCATTCTCTGCAAAGAGACTGCCTCCGATATTATGG GTGTGGAAGTATGGTTGCGTTCTTCCGCTATTCTCCTATTGACATTCTGTCAGTTCGTCTGCCCCCATTAACTCTTGAATTTAGTGGCTACACAGAACAGGAATGGCTAAGGAAAGAAGCAGCTGAG TTACTGTGTAAAGCCAAAGCTTTGTACGCGGAAATATCCAGTGCCTTTCGAAGGATTGAAGAGAAAAGTTCCTCTTTAGAATGTCAAATATATACAACTCAGTTGAATGACTGCATCGTGGAGTTAAAGGACCTGCTTATGAAAGAAAAGAACGATTACTAT GACTTTCTTCAACCGGATGATGAAGAAACTTTCGACCCAAGGCAGGCTGCAATAGACATTCTTGAGCTGAATCACTTGAGGCACTCCCTTGTGATTGCTTCGCATGTTTGGGATCGTCGGCTTTTGTCTGTGAAATCTTTTCTTGAAAAGAGTTCTAGTTCAGTGGGTTCAGAGGATTCTGGATCTTGTAATGAGCTGATAGACTGGAGGAGGGACATGTTTCTGAAGAATGACACTCTTGAACATGTTTATGAAGAATCTGTGCCTGGGTTCTCAGACTTAGAAGAATATACCGAGAAAGCTTTGCAGTCCGAACAGGAGGAAACTCGCGTATCACCTTATGGTTCTGGTGAGCTCGAAAGTTCCATGTTAACCTCATCTGATAGTGAGAGAacgcaggaaatgcagatggaagGAGAGAATGTGGCTACTGAAACATCCTTGGCACGAACTCCTTCAGCTGCATCAGTCCTTTCCGATCAGATAGATTCTGCTTGGACTGGCACAGACCGATCTCCCAAAAAAGGTCAGTTGCTTCTGATGCTGCAAGGAGAAGGATCTGAAGCTGCTTCTTTTAGACCACCAAGTCAACTTGATTACCCTCCTTTTAGAAAGCTACGGTCACCCGCAAGAGTTCACTCCTTTGACTCTGCTCTGAGACTTCAGGAAAGAATCAGGAAGGGACTGCCGCCTTCTTCATTACATTTATCAACAATTAGGTCTTTTCATGCTTCTGGTGACTACAGGAATATGATCAGAGACCCTGTTTCCAGTGTTCAGAGAAGTTATTCTCAGATGTCACCTAGTGAAGCTCATAAGTTTAATCTTCTTATGGGTTCATCGCCCTCGTTTATTTCTTATGCATCTCTTATACCTGACGGAGCTCGGTTGATGGTTTCACATGGAGATGTTGTCGTAGCTGTTTATGACAATGAACCTACTAGCATAATATCTTATGCACTTTGTTCGAAAGCATATAATGATTGCGTCACTGACAAGGCAAGCGTGTATGGACGGGGTTGGAACACAAGTGACATCAATAAGGAGGCTGGAGTGGCTCCTCGCCTCTCGGCATGGCAGTCCTTTGGCTCCCTCGACATGGATTATATGCATTATGGTAGCTATGGTTCTGAAGATGCTTCCAGTACAATTACTTCCCTATTTGTAGATTCGAAAAGTTCTCCTCACCTAAGGGTCTCTTTTGATGACGAATCTTCGATTGCTGGGAGAAAGGTCAAATTTTCTGTCACTTGTTACTTTGCAAAGCAGTTTGATGCTCTTAGGAGGAAGTGCTGTCCTGATGAACTGGATTTTGTACGTTCCTTGAGTCGTTGCAAAAGATGGAGTGCTCAAGGGGGAAAGAGCAATGTTTATTTTGCCAAGTCATTGGATGAAAGATTCATAATAAAACAAGTTCAGAAAACTGAGTTGGACTCTTTTGAAGAATTTGCACCGGAGTACTTCAAATATATAACAGATTCTATTAGCTCACAGAGTCCAACTTGCCTTGCTAAAGTTCTTGGAATATTCCAG GTTTCGGTCAAACACTTGAAAGGCGGCAGGGAAACAAAAATGGATTTAATTGTGATGGAGAATctcttttttgaaagaaagatctCGAGGGTCTATGATCTCAAGGGTTCTCTACGATCTCGCTACAATGCAGATACAACTGGGGCAAACAAAGTGTTGCTGGATATGAATCTTTTAGAAACATTGCATACGAAACCCATATTTCTTGGAAGCAAAGCAAAAAGAAGCCTGGAGCGAGCTGTTTGGAACGATACATCCTTTTTGGCA TCTGTTGATGTGATGGACTACTCTTTGCTGGTTGGGGTGGACGAAGAGCGAAAAGAGTTAGTCTTGGGGATCATAGACTTCATGAGGCAGTATACTTGGGACAAGCACTTAGAGACATGGGTAAAGGCATCCGGCATACTTGGAGGACCGAAGAATGAATCCCCGACTATTGTTTCTCCACTACAATACAAGAAAAGATTCAGAAAAGCGATGACAACCTATTTTCTCACGGTACCACATCAATGGTCATCTTGA
- the LOC107787696 gene encoding uncharacterized protein At1g66480, whose product MGNTLGGKKTTKVMKIDGQTMKFKTPIYANEVLRNYPTMVLLESESVKHFGVRAKPLEPQQELKPKRLYFLVELPKYPEEKTPRRVRSGIQMSAKDRLETLMLARRSVSDLSILKPPSIMTEESSYHNNYASGSVLNNSKTENGGGTVRVKLRLPRAEVEKLMMESKEEGDVAEKIMRLCLVNNGGGGGGGGRDMFQNKSGPLLEEQSNWKNNNGGIIKKGIRSREKRVGFLPITEGEIQLAVAS is encoded by the exons ATGGGGAATACTCTAGGTGgaaaaaagacaacaaaagtgATGAAAATCGATGGACAAACCATGAAATTCAAGACACCAATTTATGCAAACGAGGTTCTAAGAAATTATCCTACTATGGTATTATTAGAATCCGAATCAGTGAAGCATTTTGGGGTCAGAGCAAAGCCATTGGAACCACAACAAGAGTTGAAACCCAAAAGGCTCTATTTCCTAGTTGAGTTACCTAAGTATCCCGAAGAGAAAACCCCGAGGAGGGTCCGTTCAGGGATCCAAATGAGCGCTAAAGATAGGCTCGAAACCCTAATGTTAGCTCGGAGATCTGTGTCTGACTTGTCAATCTTGAAGCCTCCCAGTATTATGACTGAAGAGTCGTCATATCATAATAACTATGCTTCAGGCTCAGTGCTTAATAATAGTAAGACGGAGAACGGTGGTGGGACCGTGAGGGTAAAGTTGAGGTTGCCTAGAGCTGAGGTGGAGAAACTAATGATGGAGAGTAAAGAAGAAGGAGATGTTGCCGAGAAAATTATGCGACTTTGCTTGGTCAACAATGGTGGTGGTGGCGGTGGTGGTGGAAGAGACATGTTTCAGAATAAAAGTGGTCCGTTGTTGGAAGAACAAAGTAATTGGAAGAATAACAATGGAGGAATAATTAAGAAAGGAATCAGATCTCGAGAG AAACGTGTAGGATTCTTGCCAATTACAGAAGGGGAGATTCAATTAGCAGTGGCTTCTTAA